Genomic segment of Halictus rubicundus isolate RS-2024b chromosome 16, iyHalRubi1_principal, whole genome shotgun sequence:
AACAGGCTGTTGTTGTTGAGACTGTTGAATCAATGTCTGCTGTTGTATTGGTGATATTTCCGTCAGTTTTGGTAGTTCCTGTGTAGTATAGATTAGAAAAacagatttttaaataatactacAAATGAAATATTATGTAAAAAGTAAATAACGTACCTCTGGTTGTATTAGAGCCAAATTTACGTTCTGATTAGTCTGCACTGATGGAAGATCTTGAATTTTCGGTTCTTCTACAGAGGGTGTAGGCTCTGGTACAGATGTACTCGGGGTAAAAACTTTCGTATCTGCCAGTGAACCTGTGTATTCTTCATTGTCCCAGTCTTCTGTAGAATCCAAATTATTCCATGCATCTATTCGTATACATTACACATTGATGAAACAAGTGTTTAAAATGATTTGAAACATTCACAACTAGAATTTAAGTTAAAGCTTACCCATCTTTGGTTCCTGAACAGTTTGTTGTTGTTCATCGTTACCTGTCCATGTATCAATTGATCGATTATAATTGTGTGGTGATGATGTCGACGATGGGTCATTACGATTGGCGAATGTTCTTGGACCAagtcctcttcctcctcctcgtccacCTCGGCCTGGTCTTCCTGAACCACCTCTCCCTCTCCTGTTGCCACTGTAGCTGCCATCACGAACACCATCCTCCatatttctttcgttttctttattttctctgcCACGCcctacataaaaatttatttcacttaTGAACCATCTATTTACATGGTGAAACATTCACCGATAAAATTTTGATACAAGgattatgtataatatatatcaattgtcgaaattataaaaatattttcatgagaAGTTTTTGAATAAGCTTCTTTATTCAAGCATATATCATAGTAGAAATTATACGAAATCTGATGAAATCCAATCTTGTGATTATTATAAAGCACTGATAATTTCATTGATAAttctattaacacgttcgcggacgtgaatgctatagcattcattttcatagtgatgcaaaatgacatgaatgctgtagcattcaaattttaaagccaatttttattcatttaattttatacaaccttaagtttttgtaattaatatacatttcaaagtaatgaccaactgtcattacaaatgacagttaacttattattattgtttatgtctaatcagatttcggatagtacaactagtttcaagaaaaattgcctgtctatttttgcagctcactgaaatttttactgtccctGAACGTGTTAAGTATTGACTGATGTATAAGTAGATGTATAAGAAGATGTATAAGACGTTGAAGACTTATTGTTTCTGAGTAGCATTCGAAACTCGTGAAATGAAACTCAGACATTGTATTTGAGTTTAATATCATTCCTAATAAGATGCATTAACTTACATCCACGATTGTCATGATTAGCACGTCCTCGCATTCGAGGAGGTCCACCACCACGTTGATTACGTCGTTCGTCCCAATCGCCACCTTCATCTTGTCCACCGGAAGTGTCCATATTTTGCTTGGAACCACTAGGTTGACGAggctttttctttttcacttcCCACTCTGTTTTTACTCCCTCCAGAAGGTCATTAACAGCACGTTCGAAGTCTCCGTCACTGTCATGTAAAGCCATGACAACTTCATCTTCCGAACGTCTGGTCATGTCCATGACTTGTTTTATACGCTCCTTCAGAATAGGGTCTTCACCACTACCCATTCTAGTATCGATGATTTGTGTATGACGTGCCTGAACAGTATTTGACTAaggaaacacattttttaaaataaagaattctctataatataatataccaaattgtatataaaaatgattatctTCACTCACCTGTGCTTTTTCATGCTTTGTTGAATCTGATGATTTTGTTTGATGATGATCCGATTTCCCATGTTGTTGTGAAGATTTGTTTTTGTTGGTGTTTCTCCCACCGGAGGACACCGATTTGTTGCTTGAACTCATTGCCAACTAAAATCCCACACACCTATATCACGCACCTATCACACTATGTACACTCTCTATTTACAGTCTGTAACAAAACAAACATTTGGTTTCATACTTTCAATAGAAGTAAatcattaaaattttaaatttaacacACTTGTTACATCTTTAATGAAAATTAGATATTTTTAGACTTTActtaaatttgtttcattcaATTGACATGTTTCGTTATATGTATATTGtagttatatatataattttcttACTTTAGTTATTAAGATATAAATGCCAATAACTATAGACacttattgttattgttaattaAATGTTTTAACTCTCTATTATCTATAATAGTCATAATGACAAATTTATTATTTGGATAAATTTATATATGAATATTAATATCAAAACTTGCAACGTTAAGCCTTATCTTTAATTATAGgtagtaatgtaaaatatttcaagaagagtaaataaaattttttcctcTTGAATGGTAAATAGCAAACTTCACATTCCTTTAGAAGATATATAAAGTGAATAAAAActtataaaataatacaaaataaacattctaacaaatattaaaataaactaataaataatattgaataaacTACAAGAACTGATATAATAAtcttttctttataaaaaaaagtataatctGAATATTTCCATATATGAATAAATATATAAGAACAATACAAACTTAATCAAAGAGTATGCCCAAAAATTATGTGTATGTTATGATGGATTTGGTTTGATTACACAACCATATCAAGTAACGCatacaaatttttatcaaattttcatGCTCTAGAATATTGTCTAAAATAAAGAATACATAAGTAGATAATTTTCAGAAGTTACACTTTGTAGGAATTTATAACAATAATGACACAGATTTGTATCGAAAATAACCTACATAAGAGAGATCGTTGGTGCAATAAAGTATATGCGAGCATAAAATGCGTATcgatagaaaatataaaattatgatgACGAAAATACACACGAAACAACGTATTACAACAAAATCAACATAAAACGCAAAAGAATGTTTACGAAATATTATTCCATTCTTGGGCTTCAAGAAAAGTTGAACAGGTTAGAGTCAACTAGTGGCAATAGATAAAAAATCAACTGATTTAACAAGTATTTCTTAAAATAGTCACGTTTTTCCTAAAACGGTTGCCTAACAGAAGAACGAATATCTAAGCGTCACAGCGATGTACGAAATGATCCTGCTGGTGTCTGTAAATTTTGAGATATTTCAGAGGATCATACTACCCGACACAAAGAACAAACCGTACCTATGGGACACTGAAAGTTTTCGGAATTTTTGCGATACAAATGCTTTCCGAAGACGACGaagtaagaaaaagaaaaagataaatTTTGACGTGCGCGGTGAGAATATGACGAAGGAGGATTATTGGGCGCATCACAAAAAACACCTTCTTCGTTGCGTTGTTGCTTGTGAGCGAGTGGCAAAAATTCTTCGAACGGATGATAAAGAAATCAGCCGTGGAGGTTTTTTTTTACTCTTGAATCAGTACAACGGCGTTGATGTGGAATATTTTCTGCAGACCATGTGCACGGTAGACGCCATTTCTGGATTTGCGAGGAAGGCTTGTCAACCATCGCCGCGGTGGAGCATTGATAGATCTCCGTAAGACGATCGAGTTAAAATATTCGCAAGTAACTCACAGTTATTATAAGCGATGTTTGCGTATTCAGAGGACACGTCCGGAGTCGGAAACAAGCGAAATTCACGACGCCTCGGCTTTTTCGGCCGTGGCGCGCGAAAAACCATGAAAAAAACAACGAATTTGTTCGTACCTGGTTAGAGCGCTCAAAACGCagctcggtcacgtgaccgcAGGCCCCCCTCCCTAATGTACCAGCACCGCCTCTATGCTTTATCAGACTCCATAGGACTAGCCATTTTATGTTACGGAAAATTCAGGTCTGCCAACTGTACGATTAATAAACGTAGGCTTTAAGGAttcttttcaataatatttttaacaagaATTACTATGCATTATTACAGAAATGTGTTACGAACgcaacatacagggtgtcccaaaatgttgtatttccttgaaaggggtaattcctgaggtcatttgaagaagctttttcctttgagaaagtGTTCTCAGCggtttcgttaaggagttattaacgacaaacacggaccaatcagggcgcggctgcAGTGAACAAATCCGGCTCGGCCATTGCCAACATCACGTTTAGCGGGACCTGTCGCtgtgccctgattggtccgtgtattTCGTTAATAAATCCTTCACGAAGCCGtgcagaatattttcgcaaaggaaaaagttatgtacttcaaatgacctcaggaatgacccttttcaagaaattacaacatttttgggacaccctgtatgtatattttgtataatcTATCTGTATCTTAATTAACTCTCTATGACAACGTTTTTTTCACATCTAGAAAAAGGATATGACGTGAAATTAACAAACATTGACCTCTTAATTAATTTACAacttttacatattttattatatcaAAAATGGTTTGTATTCTAATAGGGTAAGGTGTTTCAGGATTGTAAGAAAGATCACTTTCCCACGGAATGTCAAAAGATTTTTTTAAGAGACAGTGTTTTAGGAAGTTTTTTTAACATAGCATTTTCTTCTTCTGAtatgaatttattagaaaaatcaGTATcgctataaataatatttatacaaCATTTGGAGCGTGTAAGGATCaggttatactaggcaggtcagacgctgagggtgtataaacgctagatacaaaaacagtcCAGACCTGTCTAGTATAATATAACCCTTAGGGCGACTCTCGTGTCGATAGATTTCCACATCACCCGTGAGGTACTATCGTCAATGcgtttttttttgtcagtggtATCCCCTGTAGGCCTATTCCACTATAGAAAATAAGTTTGGAAAATAGTTTTCAATTTTACTGCCATCATTTTCATCAGGTTTGCGAAAATGATTTTCACGCAGGTTACGATCTTCACGGCGTGCTTGGTAAATCGGAAATGTCGATAGGCACGCTGGACGTCGCTGTTCGCATCGCAGACAATAGCGTAGAATTGTTCAGCAGTGTACGCTGTTCTGTCTTAATACTACGCATTGTCGAGGACGAACATTCGCACAAATAATTCGATCCGAACATTGAGAAAATTCGGATCGCGAAATTTCTAAGAATAGGATATGTCGATTCTTTCAATGTTTTGAAGAATTCAGCTCCTGTTTCTTTCCTCGTTTTCAGAGAAATGTCGTGCTGAAGATCACACAGTTCTTCTCGATACTCGGGGGCTTGTTCTTCTATTTTGGCGGTAAGGGGATTGTCAAAGAGAATTAGATCATTTCTAAGTGAATCGAAGTCGGTGAAAAGCTTATCGAACCGAACTATCGCCGAACGAAGTATATGGAGATGGTTATCAAAATCGCACTTAGTGCCGAATTCTTCGAAAACTAACTTACATGAGGGGaaggagaaaaaatttttttgttccGTATTCAAATGATTTCGAAAAAGTACCAGTCTCCTACGAAAAGAATCGACATGGCTACATAACTTGGAAATACTTTGgccgggtttttgcaattttaaatttaaggtATTTAAATGGGTAGTTAGGTCAACTATAAGTGAGAGTTCGCAAAGGTAACTCACATCTGTTTGTAAAAAGGAATGTTCTTCCTGATTTAAAACTGGATATTCTTGCAATAAAAGAACGATCTCTTTTCTTAtagcaaaaaatagatttaaacATTTCGCTGCACTGAACCAGCATACTTCGTCATGTAAAGTGACATCATTGTAAACACCTTTATGCATTTCAACTAATTCCATAAATTTTCTGTgggataaaaatttattttcgcctTCGAGGGCATTGATTATTTTGGTTAACTTTCTCATAGCGAGGGATAATTTTTTATCTGTCCCGCATAACACCTCCTGATGGATGATACAATGTATCATTGGGAAGTTTAAATCGCGACTTTTAAATTGCACATACAGTCCTGTCATGGCACCTGTCATGGCTTTTGCACCATTGATTACCACTGCAGAGCATTTGGAAAAATTAGTTTGAAATTTTTTGAGAGTGTTCTCGACTGCATTGAAAATGTCTACTCCTGTCGTTGTGTCGTGCAAAACCACGCAGTCCAAAAGCTCTTCAACATGCGAAAAATCATTTTGTACAATTCGGgcgaaaatatttaattgattCGTGCTTTCGGTCAGACACAATGAGAAATAACGACAGGTGTCTAAAAGTACACTTAACTTCTCTTCGATAGATGCGCCTATGTCCGAAATTCGGGACTCTACAGCATTTTTGCAGAGTGGAATAGCTGCAGCTTCTTCAAGGGTCAAAGAATTTCCAAATGATTTAACCGCTTCAATCAgacatttctttataaaatcGCCCTCGGTGAACGGTTTATTTTTCTTAGCTATTAAAAGCGAAATAGCGTAGGAAGCGTTGCGAGCTTTCTCTGACGAAGATGAATTTTTAGGAACATACGTACGAGATTCCTCGTATACTAACTTCAGCCCTTTTATCAAGTCCAATTTTTCAGAGTTTTCATACGCAGAATACTGCTGCGAATGACGACATAGAAAATGCCGTTCAATGTTACATTTCTTTACTACCGTAGGCACAAATCCACAAATAAGGCACATCGTACAATTGCCAATTTgagcgaaaaaaatgttttcccatTTCGGGTTAAAATTTTGATAATACGCCTGCTCTCGATACATATTGCActaaattaaaacaaaattcaGTACACGCACTACACACATTAAATAGTACTAGTGGTGGGATTTGACACACTTCTAATCGCTATTCGAATCACTTCGAATCTAATTCGAAACTGAAAACTCTTGAAATTCTTGCTAATCTTGACTGTTTGGAAGTCTTGAAAGTCTTGATCGTCTTCAGAGTCTTGAGCGTCTTGAATCGCATTTGATCGCATTGACATGTGGCGAGTAgtggcgagagagcgagagtatCTCGCAGTGATGGGATATTGGATATTGGACGGGGTTTTCGCGCATGCGCGACGATTTCAGCATCAGTGAAGTAAAAAGTTTGGTTAAAATGGAGTACCTTGGTAACTCCGCATAATTGCACAGAATTTGTTATGatatgattttgaaaaatgaatgtatagtAAGTGTATGccaatgaaatattaataataatttaccaAAAATTTATAACATGCTCGTCTCGTCGGTACTTTCCCGCCAATAATAGTGCCCCACTACTTTTTCCACAATATAAATACGTTACTGCTTTTGGACGCGCATGCTCGAAAAAACCGTCCAGTATCTCAATGAATTGTCCTTAAATGTACGGAACACTCTGCCGACGTGGAATTCGAACTTTTGTCAAGTAACTTAGAGCTATgtacaaatataatatattgttCGCGGTGATTGTTCACTTAACGTATTTTTCCATACATTTACGGTGGAATTGGAGAGAATGTTTTCCATTCTTATTCTTTCCTCTTCTTGTCTTTTCTCCATTTCCTGCAAAATACAAGAatgtatgaaatatttaaatacctATGGTTGATATATCTTAACCGTTTTAATGCCACGCACTGTTCAGATTTCATATTGAATAATGCCACGGCGTTTGGTCGCTGTACTCAATTGGTAGTGGAAACATGGTTCAAAATACAGGTGCAATCGCACTGCTTGACATTATTCAacatgattttttaaatggtccCTGGCTCTAAAACGATTAAAGAAACATAAAAAGTCTTCTTTATGATTTTCTAAGTAAAACCACAATAAAAGCTGTACCTTCTTGGCCTGCTCTGAGGCTCTTTCCTTTTTGATGCATTGTAACTCTACTAAGAGAGCAGCAGTGTCATCCTCATCGCTATCAGAGTCTGAATCATCATCATCTAAAGGATCATCTGCATCTAAACTGGCTGTTGGAACTCGATCTTTTGTCTTTAGCATTTGCGTTCTTCCAATTCCTTgcggaaatcacgatttcgCAATTTCTCAATGGTTCCTTGCCCATGCTCTCTGAAACCAAAACTCATTTATATTAGTAACAAGTCCATATTTTATGCATGTGTATCGATAAGTAAGGTTATATACAGATAATTATCAAAAGAAACGTTAGGATTACGTTCCTAAAATCGCAACAGTCAAATATACACTTATTGAAAACAATCTAAAAGCAAGTACCTGTATTTTAGTTTTGTGTAAGATGGTAAATCCCTGCTGCTGTATTGTTTTCATATAGCGCTTAAATACTTTTCCCCACGTCCTTGTCCTCCTCTGGCAGGTTCAAAAATGGGTCTAGCGGCTGTAGTCATTTTGAATCGAAATTAAAACAAATACTAAAAGTAGTAATGTAAAGTTTGTTTTTCTTGAAGCGAGAATTGCAAAAGTTTTTCAAAACACAGCTGATCCTTCGATAAGTCGTACACTTTTAGTCCCGTCACAGACTtcgagcacagacgaggtataggagtagacagagaggataggagagtgctcacgcccggggtttcggcgttcccactttcgtgacatcgccgctttagcatggcacagaaccgtgtcgtctttcctggaacagaaccgtgtcgtctttcctggaacagaaccgtgtcgtcttttagcatgacacagaaccgtgtcgtctttcctggaacagaaccgtgtcgtctttcctggaacataaccgtgtcgtcttttagcataaaaccgaacgcacattatttttttaactaggattagaacgtacagcttaattgttgtatatgaaatatgtaactaacatgtaaatcttgggtacaaaatctctaattaatataaattaagaataatattaattgtaatgatacgtattttatttctttccaattttgtagttgcaaactctagttgtaaaaaatggaaaacccggaaaaattcgaacaaatacagatttcatatcgaagtttaaaagcgaccaccctgaaaattaatttaataatgagctattgtcatcaacactatcttaaattttttcatatatttagctactgttattattaattgaaaaaaattttctttcatgaataaatattttttccacctcagcaccataagattttcacTAGATgagtttaaaaacatattagaactatttttaaataattttagtcgaaaacattctagtttactctttatttcaccgttctactaattttttatgggctgcattgcagctctgtttaacacccctttacaacccaataccatggtaccatccatattcaaggaagaacaattttttgcgacgatcattgaaaaaacaaaagtgtttccttcatttcagtcctttagtgcgttggtgacgtagcgcccagcacacctacctgtgttctgtgtcccatctggagttttatggtacgctaacaatcgctattgagtcgcaagccagaccgtacaagcgaatgcatccacaacttccagagacctgcctccaaaactaattaaaggaaggctaaacatgcagtgtgcacgaaactcctcaaaagaggtggattccagtcgctcgtgtcataaaccgcattcgatacttcatcgacagggtgatcttacatatttctgtaacagttcctgaacacattatcattcatctgaaactgctttttacggtattacacacgccacataatttttattttctaattttgtcaaagtagtatatataacagaatcatacaagtgtctacaattacttgaaatccaaaatacagagcgtttcttcctctgcgactgtaaaaaaaggactttaaaagaatgtttaaataacaggtgggctgtccttccaaaaggcacctgtggccgatatagatgaaacttggtgagtatgtaaaactcaacattctgaataactttttcctatacatgtactactactgcagctactactacattgaattttgcctatacgtgtacgtccgatgcgtgcgtattgtgtttccccggtgcttttcggaagtacagccggtggtataattcaagtttgttggggttaggccgttgaggggacggaatcgacacaatgatctgtttatgttttttccgctagaaatgtgatacgcacgcctcgggcgtgcacgtataggaatatctccgaaactatggccgagccgcggttacatgtataggaaaaagttgttcagaatgttgagttttacatacccaccaagtttcatctcgatcggctatcggtgcctttcggaataatatccaaaaattgtttaatacaaagcgggatataatccggtgtaagttaagaagtaatatcattgatcttcttgtagtgactgtgtgtgagagagagagagagagagagagaatgcgcgTGAATATGAAACGACGAATGAGTGATCGAATGTATTTGAAACGGAGCGAATGATAGGTTGGATGAGGAAAGAGTGAGAGGGAATGAGTGAGAGACAAACAAGAACGACCGGTAACAGAAACGTATTTAGGCAGAGGTACTCAGGCGAGCGAAGAGATATATTCGAGATATTCGAGCGGGCGAGCGGAGAAGAACGAGTGAGCGAACGGAGAgtttaaataaatctgtaaACATAAAAACTTACAACAttctaataagtaatatcactgaataagttaagaaataatatcattgatggaaaagcaaaaaatcatttattacataggaatgcagatatcgatagaaatacagatatagtaaatatgttccagtgttcaaatcctgacgactaacgcattttttaaaaattttattatgttttatcattgtatatttatattatcaatttaaaccgattaaatttcaatataatgataagtaccgatttcattttgataaaacatagcaggccgccgaaaattatcggaaagtagtaaaatatatcacctagcaattccatttaaattatataatcaacatggatcagacaggacgtcagtatcaatcaacgttcgaaattacgataacataaaagggagaaaagaccgcactggttcaagtaaaggtagatgaacttatgtcacatcacacaaacgtaacagtaacttgttcggaaaccggaaaatgaacacaggatatttataaagacttcttaaaatttaatatatatatatttgatatataaataataatatataataatagtaaataattctgttgttagtaaataaatacatgttatttataattcaaaatgcaattttatgcgtgaaatttaatcgattgaaattaataatataaatagacaatgataaaacataattaaaaaaaaatgcattagtcggcaagatttgaaccctggtcgttcggctgaaaacttggtatgctaccgtcgtgccacaccgattcttgtaatctaggaaaaatacggcattatataagaaacaatgaaactttaatcgtcaatatctcgaaaactattgagtatctgcccctataatggtatatattcgtgaacaggagaacgagatctataagtgtgcaaaatttcaacagaatcggtgacccgaaggtcgtggcctctccttttagccttggaatcaggcctctggaagttgcgaatgcgtttgtttgtacggtctgatttgcaacccaatgtcgattgttagcatgccataaaactccagatgtgaaacagtagggatgtgcgggccggctcgtgaatcgggcactcgaatcgggacacgtcgagcggtccgagcctttcggacggcccatgacccgacttcatcgagcgcgttcgaaaagaatcgggcaagttcgggcgagcgagttatcgcaatacccaagattcaactctgcgttctttttga
This window contains:
- the LOC143362262 gene encoding general transcription factor II-I repeat domain-containing protein 2B-like translates to MCLICGFVPTVVKKCNIERHFLCRHSQQYSAYENSEKLDLIKGLKLVYEESRTYVPKNSSSSEKARNASYAISLLIAKKNKPFTEGDFIKKCLIEAVKSFGNSLTLEEAAAIPLCKNAVESRISDIGASIEEKLSVLLDTCRYFSLCLTESTNQLNIFARIVQNDFSHVEELLDCVVLHDTTTGVDIFNAVENTLKKFQTNFSKCSAVVINGAKAMTGAMTGLYVQFKSRDLNFPMIHCIIHQEVLCGTDKKLSLAMRKLTKIINALEGENKFLSHRKFMELVEMHKGVYNDVTLHDEVCWFSAAKCLNLFFAIRKEIVLLLQEYPVLNQEEHSFLQTDVSYLCELSLIVDLTTHLNTLNLKLQKPGQSISKLCSHVDSFRRRLVLFRNHLNTEQKNFFSFPSCKLVFEEFGTKCDFDNHLHILRSAIVRFDKLFTDFDSLRNDLILFDNPLTAKIEEQAPEYREELCDLQHDISLKTRKETGAEFFKTLKESTYPILRNFAIRIFSMFGSNYLCECSSSTMRSIKTEQRTLLNNSTLLSAMRTATSSVPIDISDLPSTP